One genomic region from Nilaparvata lugens isolate BPH chromosome 3, ASM1435652v1, whole genome shotgun sequence encodes:
- the LOC111061971 gene encoding uncharacterized protein LOC111061971 isoform X5 translates to MDKEVKVEKQESAFDDSWIGAARSDTATQQIKIEKQEDEFGECEFATSNVKDESSSHNGSTSNQMARVKQENDSSQEPAPECSTACSPTDDDFSHQHYLIPGYNLIFMKEEEYG, encoded by the exons GTTAAAGTTGAGAAACAGGAAAGTGCTTTCGATGACAGTTGGATTGGAGCTGCACGTAGTGATACAGCTACTCAGCAG ATCAAGATCGAGAAGCAGGAGGATGAATTTGGAGAATGTGAATTTGCAACTAGCAACGTCAAAGATGAGTCATCCTCGCACAATGGTTCAACTTCCAATCAG ATGGCGAGAGTTAAGCAGGAGAATGATAGCAGCCAAGAACCAGCACCAGAGTGCAGCACAGCATGCTCTCCAACTGATGATGATTTCAGCCATCAACATTATCTAATCCCTGGCTATAATCTAATATTCATGAAAGAGGAAGAATATG